Proteins from one bacterium genomic window:
- a CDS encoding response regulator codes for MLTEQIILILNSEGKESAHCLNIIEQAFNIRTISADNLEKAAEMIEKYEPDLILAYDNFNKNIIEICLEIRSKKSLYRPVLVVLSNEQSLEKKLEVIRSGADDFQNMSATAEEISLRLFAHLRRNIEELSDTVTKLPVESTVYKIIKRNLELKTDKFMTIMYLDVDNYFPYKEIYGHIAAEKLIQTFIAIIKTSINENDFLGQISENGFIILTASEKAEKIAMFLSYSFDSVAPKFYSNEDTERGYLLLTGDDKIGRRKSFVSVGIGIASNRYGRFHNYQEALTLGKNVKKNAKSRKGSYWAKDKPKVSGRKIIEQGQNKILIAEKDAALAYLLSTTLEMQGYKVEIIDNIEEIIENIEKNKTDLLLLDIAEENSFDELSICSFIKEEYPSTKVLVSTVNRNKERILDSGADLYIPKPYELGTLFNWIDKFLNDEF; via the coding sequence ATGTTAACCGAACAAATTATCTTAATACTTAATTCTGAGGGAAAAGAATCCGCTCATTGTCTTAATATTATTGAGCAGGCTTTTAATATTCGTACTATTTCCGCTGACAATTTGGAAAAAGCTGCGGAAATGATTGAAAAATACGAACCCGACTTGATTCTTGCCTATGATAATTTTAATAAAAATATAATAGAAATCTGTCTTGAAATAAGAAGCAAGAAAAGCTTATATAGACCTGTGCTTGTTGTTTTATCAAATGAGCAGTCTCTGGAAAAGAAACTCGAAGTTATAAGATCCGGTGCGGATGATTTTCAAAACATGAGTGCAACTGCCGAAGAAATTTCTCTGAGGCTTTTTGCCCATCTGAGACGTAATATAGAAGAATTATCAGATACAGTAACAAAATTACCTGTTGAAAGTACTGTTTATAAAATAATAAAGCGAAATCTCGAGTTAAAAACAGATAAATTTATGACAATAATGTATCTTGATGTGGATAATTATTTTCCTTATAAAGAGATTTATGGTCATATAGCTGCAGAAAAACTTATTCAGACTTTTATTGCAATTATTAAAACTTCGATTAATGAAAATGATTTTTTGGGTCAAATAAGTGAAAACGGTTTTATAATTCTTACAGCGTCAGAAAAAGCTGAAAAAATAGCCATGTTTTTAAGTTATTCTTTTGACAGCGTAGCCCCCAAATTTTATTCGAATGAAGACACAGAAAGAGGCTACCTGCTTTTAACAGGCGATGATAAAATCGGAAGAAGAAAGTCCTTTGTTTCTGTAGGAATAGGAATAGCTTCAAATCGATACGGTCGTTTTCACAATTATCAAGAAGCTTTGACTTTAGGCAAAAATGTTAAAAAGAATGCAAAATCCAGAAAAGGTTCTTATTGGGCAAAAGATAAACCTAAAGTTTCAGGAAGAAAGATAATTGAACAAGGTCAAAACAAAATTTTAATAGCGGAAAAAGATGCAGCTCTTGCTTATCTTCTTTCTACAACCCTTGAAATGCAGGGTTATAAAGTAGAAATAATAGATAATATTGAGGAAATCATTGAAAATATAGAAAAAAATAAAACAGATTTGCTTTTACTTGATATAGCGGAGGAAAATTCTTTTGATGAACTTTCTATTTGCAGCTTTATAAAAGAAGAATATCCAAGCACAAAAGTCCTTGTTTCTACGGTTAACAGAAATAAAGAAAGAATCCTTGATTCCGGCGCGGATCTTTATATCCCAAAACCATACGAGCTAGGGACTTTATTTAACTGGATAGACAAATTTTTAAACGACGAATTTTAG